The following are from one region of the Hemibagrus wyckioides isolate EC202008001 linkage group LG24, SWU_Hwy_1.0, whole genome shotgun sequence genome:
- the smim12 gene encoding small integral membrane protein 12: MWPVVWTAMRTYAPYVTFPVAFVVGAVGYHLEWFIRGPPKTPGEEKGIAELREDRKLEELVGRDSTQVLSLKDKLEFTPRAVLEKNRPEKS; encoded by the coding sequence ATGTGGCCGGTGGTGTGGACCGCGATGCGCACTTACGCGCCCTACGTGACCTTCCCTGTGGCCTTCGTAGTGGGAGCTGTGGGCTATCACCTGGAGTGGTTCATCCGGGGACCTCCGAAAACCCCGGGAGAAGAGAAAGGTATCGCGGAGCTTCGCGAGGACCGGAAACTCGAGGAGCTGGTGGGCCGAGACAGCACGCAGGTCCTGAGTCTGAAGGACAAACTGGAGTTCACCCCCAGGGCAGTACTGGAAAAGAACCGGCCTGAGAAAAGCTAG
- the pef1 gene encoding peflin: protein MSFYGQGYPGAGSNIPRQHPPPGNPYGGGAPPGGPVGGPYGGSAPPGGPQYGGVPGGQYGGHYGGYGGGPGAPGAPYGGQQAPGAPYGGYGQTQGGPYGQHIPGGNIPPGVNPEAYQWFQTVDSDRSGYINLKELKQALLNSNNSAFKDETCMMMINMFDKTKTGRIDVFGFSALLLFLQQWRAIFHQFDRDRSGSINSNELHQALSQLGYNLSPQFIQSLVSRYCVRGMSNALQLDSFIQVCTQLQSMTQAFREKDTGMTGSVRMSYEDFLSCTITRLM, encoded by the exons ATGAGTTTTTACGGACAG GGCTACCCAGGAGCAGGGAGTAACATACCCCGACAGCATCCTCCTCCAGGGAACCCCTATGGAGGTGGTGCACCCCCAGGTGGTCCTGTAGGTGGGCCATATGGGGGTTCGGCTCCACCTGGGGGTCCACAGTATGGTGGTGTACCTGGAGGACAGTACGGAGGACATTATGGTGGTTATGGTGGAGGTCCCGGGGCCCCTGGTGCTCCTTATGGAGGACAGCAAGCTCCAGGAGCCCCTTACGGAGGATATGGGCAGACTCAGGGTGGACCATATGGCCAGCATATTCCTGGAG GTAACATCCCACCAGGGGTTAACCCCGAGGCATATCAGTGGTTTCAGACTGTTGACTCCGATCGCAGTGGCTACATCAACCTGAAGGAGCTAAAGCAGGCCCTGCTCAACTCCAACAACTCAGCATTCAAGGATGAAACCTGCATGATGATGATCA ATATGTTCGACAAGACCAAAACCGGACGCATTGACGTGTTCGGCTTCTCGGCTCTCTTGTTGTTTTTGCAGCAGTGGAGGGCAATATTTCACCAGTTTGACCGTGACCGCTCAGGTTCCATCAACAGCAATGAGTTGCATCAAG CACTCTCTCAGCTGGGTTATAACCTGAGCCCGCAGTTCATTCAGAGCCTGGTGAGCCGTTACTGCGTCCGTGGCATGAGTAATGCCCTCCAACTCGATTCCTTTATCCAGGTGTGCACTCAACTGCAAAGCATGACCCAGGCCTTCCGTGAGAAGGACACCGGAATGACCGGCAGCGTACGCATGAGCTATGAGGACTTTCTCTCCTGCACCATCACACGACTCATGTGA
- the gjb9b gene encoding gap junction protein beta 9b, with protein sequence MNWLSLEALLIGVNKYSTVIGRVWLSVVFIFRMLVFVVAVQPVWGDDLKDFVCNTAQPGCTQVCYDQTFPISHVRLWALQLILITCPSLLVVGHVKLREMKNQNKANTEQGKKKYANPGRKRGGLWWTYLFSLIFKTFIDAGFLYILHYIYTGFDLPTLIKCNLYPCPNVVDCYLSRPTEKKIFTIFMVTSSVLCILMCLIEMCYLVFKRCKKMFFEHIEKKRMRYAEQHELGALSQSRCKCRVDPTASTHSLSKLKKDVAANEVS encoded by the coding sequence ATGAACTGGTTATCCCTGGAGGCCCTGCTCATCGGTGTGAACAAATACTCCACTGTTATTGGACGTGTCTGGCTCTCCGTGGTCTTTATCTTccgtatgttggtgtttgtggtggccGTGCAGCCAGTCTGGGGAGACGATTTGAAAGACTTTGTGTGCAACACAGCTCAGCCTGGTTGCACCCAAGTGTGCTATGACCAAACCTTCCCCATCTCCCATGTCCGCTTGTGGGCCCTTCAGCTCATTTTAATAACCTGCCCATCTCTCTTGGTAGTGGGCCATGTCAAGCTCCGTGAGATGAAAAATCAAAATAAGGCCAATACTGAGCAAGGCAAAAAAAAGTATGCCAACCCCGGAAGGAAGCGCGGTGGCCTCTGGTGGACCTACTTATTTAGtctaatatttaaaacatttattgatGCGGGCTTCCTCTACATCCTGCACTACATCTATACAGGATTCGACTTGCCCACTCTGATTAAATGTAATCTCTATCCTTGCCCTAATGTGGTGGACTGCTACCTGTCCCGCCCTACAGAAAAGAAGATCTTCACTATTTTCATGGTTACCTCCTCTGTTCTGTGTATCCTCATGTGTCTCATTGAGATGTGCTACCTGGTGTTTAAGCGCTGCAAAAAGATGTTTTTTGAACACATTGAGAAAAAGCGAATGCGATATGCTGAACAGCATGAACTGGGGGCTCTTTCTCAGTCAAGGTGTAAATGTAGAGTGGATCCTACTGCATCCACACACAGCCTCAGCAAACTGAAAAAAGATGTGGCTGCTAACGAAGTCAGTTAG